A region of the Exiguobacterium aurantiacum DSM 6208 genome:
TATCGCAGTCGGCATTCCGATTTTATGGGCGACGCTCATCCTCGAGCCTGGCCGTGCCATGAACATCGTCCTGATGGGCTCGCTCAAATCGGTCGGCGACGTCCGGTTCCCCGTCATGATCGGGATCGCCTCGATGTGGGGCGTGGCCGTCGTCTTCAGCTACGTGTTCGGCCTCCAAATGGGGCTCGGCATTCTCGGCATTTGGCTCGCCTTCTCACTCGACGAGTGGTTCCGCGGCTTCTTCGCCTTCCGTCGCTGGAAGTACGGGACGTGGCAACAGAAAGGGTTCCAGTTCGAAGCGAAACCAACTTCATAAAAAAAGAGAGCGGCTATCCGCTCTCTCAGATTGTAGACAAAGTCACGTTTCAGGCGAACTGAAACGTGACTTTGTCGTTTTCGGGCCTTGAGGCGCTCTGCCCGAGCCCCTTTTTCAGGCGGGCTGGGCGTTCTTCCATGCCCAGCCCGCCATCTTCTTGAGATTGAGGGCAGCAAAAGTAAGCATCGCCTGCATTGAAACTTTTTCAAGTCCCCGGTAACGGGTCCAACGCATGCCATGCTTCTCTTTTGCGTCCGCAAACACGCGCTCGACCGTTTGTTTCCGACGGTCATAGATGTTGCGGTTCAGTTCGGTGTGGCGGAGGTCTTCGACCTCGTCCATATAGGGTTGCCAGAGGTGTCGTTCGATGATCCGCTGATGCTTCTGGCTCTTCGTGCACTGCTCGAGCAACGGGCAGTTCACACAAACGGTGGGATTTGAGACGTATTTACGTTTCCCCTCGCGCATCGTGGTGCTGTACGTTAATAACTCGTTGTTCGGGCAGATGTAGACGTCATGGTGCTCGTCGTAGATGAAATCTTTGGTCTTGAAGGCGCCCTTCTTGCCCTTCGGGCGCGTGTACGGGAAGACCGGCAGGATTCCACGGTCGATCAGCAATTTGGCGATGGCAGGGTTTTTATAGGCGGAGTCGGCGGCGACGGCGAACGGTTGAATCAGACGGTTGGAGACCTTGTCGAGCAGATCTGGGAACGCGAGACTGTCATGCACGTTCCCTGGTGTAACGATGGCACCGAGCACGAACCCATGGGCGTCGCTCGCCGCATGGACCGAGTAAGCGAACTGCTTCTCACGCTCACCTTTCACGTAATATCCACTCTCAGGGTCTGTCGTACTGACCTTGATCTCCTTCGTTTCCTCCGCCTGATTCTTTTTTGGCCCCAAGGGCTTCTTTCCACTTTCTTCGCGATCTCGTTTGACCTCGGCATCTAGTTGTTCCTGATAGTGCTTCACCTCTTGGCGGACGGTCTTCTTGACGAGCTTCCGCTTGTTCGCGTTCGCCTTAACGTGTGTTGAGTCGACGAACAGGACGGCGCGATCGATGAACCCGGCGTCCGCGGCCTGTTCAAGGATGTGATAGAAGATGTCGTCGAATAAGTTCGTGTACTGGAAGCGACGCACATAGTTCTTCCCGAACGTTGAAAATGTGGCACCTTGTCCGTGAACCCGAACCCGAGAAACCAACGGTACGCGACGTTCGTCTCGATCTCACGAATCGTCTGACGCATCGATCGGATACCGAACAGGTACTGAAGGAAGGTCATCTTGATCAGGACGACAGGGTCGACGCTCGGTCGCCCGCGGTCCTCAGAATATAGGTCCTCCACGAGCGGATAGATGAACCCAAAGTCGATCACCGCCTCAATTTTTCGGACCAGATGGTCCGCTGGCACGAGCTCGTCGAGCGTGACCATCTCCAGTTGCGTTCGATTGGTTTCCGATTCTGTTAATTTCCTGATCATCCGATTCGCCTCCATGACTGGTTCTCTACCTCTCATTATAAAAAAGGAACGAGAGTACGAAAAGAGGGATTGATGCGTAAACCGACCGAGGGCACGGCGAGACTTCTAGGGGAATAGCAAGCAAAGGGAGACCCAGCAGCGACAATGTCGCGATGCGGCTCCCTGCTTGCCCCAAGAAAAGCGAGCTGTGCCCGGTCGGGCAAATAAAAAGACTGCAGACAATGTTTTGTCTACAGTCTGAGAGAGCGGCTATCCGCTCTCTTCCGGCTGCAGACAAGATTTGTCTGCGGTTTTTTTATTTTTTGCGAGGTAAACCGTTCTGCTAATCCGACTGCCTATTGTGTTACTTCTTCGTCAAGAAGGCGTGCATCGCTTGCCGATGGATGTCGGTCTGTCCGCATTTTCGTTGCCACTGAATCTCTTCTTCGAGCCCCGCTTCGAACGATTCGGCACGGAACAGCGCCTTCATTCCTTCAACGGCGACCGGCGATTGTTTCGCGAGCGCCTCGGCGTACTCGGTCAACGCTTTCGTGTAGACGTCATCTTCGACGAGCTCTGTGACGAGACCGAACCGTTCCGCTTGTTCCGCGTCGATCGTCCGCCCGCTCCACATCCAGCTAAGGGCAAGGTCAGGGCGCATCAACCGCTTCAAGTGATACGGTCCGCCCGCATCCGCGACGAGCCCGATTTTAATGAACGCCGAACTGAAATTCGTCGAACGGGCCACGATGCGCACATCGGCGGCAAGCGCGAGGCTGAGCCCCGCACCGGCGACGACCCCATGGATGCCGGCGATGAGCGGTTTCGGGCATGACGCGAGCGCACGTACGAGTGGATGGTACACGTCTTCTAAATACGTCCCGTAATCGGCATCGCTCTCAATCGTCAAGTCTTGGCCGGACGAGAAGGCCCGCCCTTCCCCGACGAGCACGATGACGCGCACGTCCTCGTCAGCCACAAGATCCTGCATCGCCTCGGCCGCTTCCTTCAAAAGCGTCTCGTTTAACGCGTTCAACTTTTCGGGCCGATTCCATTTGAGCCAGCCTACCCCGTTATGGCGCGTGATTTGAATCGTTTCCATGTTCAACGTCCCCCTTTTAATAAATGAATCACTGTTCATTTCGCTATTCCCCATTCTGTCTCCTTCCTGTCACGAAAACTTTGCGAGTTCGATTGCCCGACACTGCCACTATTTGCTATTCTTAGAGGAGTCATTCATGGAAAGGGTGGGCTTGATGCAACTGACGAACGCCGCTCGGCAATTGAAGCAACGAAAGATCCCGTTCACGTTCCATACGTACGACGTGGATCCATCTGACGTCTCAGCCAGTCACGTCGCCGCGTCGATGGGCAAGCCTCTCAACCAATTATATAAAACGATTTGCCTCGAGAATGAACAAAAGCGCCACGCTTTCTTCCTCATCCCGGGGGATATGGACGTCGACTTGAAAGCGGCGGCGAAAGCATGGGGAGCGAAGAAAGCCTCTCCGGTCCCAATGAAGGAACTCGAGGCGCTCACCGGATACATCCGCGGAGGCGTGTCACCAATCGGGTCGAAAAAACCGTTCCCGGTCTTCTTGCACGAAAGTGCCAAACAGAAAGAAACGATCATCATCTCAGCCGGAAAACGCGGCGCCCAACTTGAACTTACCCCAGACGACCTGCTACGTTTCACCAACGGTCGCTGGTTCACTCAATGAAAAAGATGGAGGCAATATTATGTGGAAAGAAAGAATCCGGTCCTGGGTTCCTAACTCGTTTACGTTCGGTAACTTATTTTGCGGCGTCATCGCCATCGTTTACGCCGCACGGGGCGATTTCTCGAACGCGACGCTCTTGATCATCATCGCGATGATGCTCGACAGTCTCGACGGTCGGCTCGCCCGCATGCTCGGGGTGGCGGGCGACTTCGGGAAAGAACTCGATTCACTCGCCGACGTCGTCACGTTCGGCGTGGCTCCGGCCTTGCTCGCCTATTACACGTTCTTCATCGACTACGGCAACTACGGCCTATTCTTCGCCGCCTTGTTCCCGTTATTCGGAGCGTACCGTTTGGCCCGCTTCAACTTGTCAGCGACAAACGTGACGGCAAGCTATTTCTCAGGTGTTCCGATCACAGCTGCGGGTGGGCTCCTCGCCGTCGTTACGACGTTCGGCGATCGCGTCAGCGAACTGCTCACACCAATCTTCTTCACCGGCCTCGCTCTACTCATGGTCAGCCGCGTGCGGATCCCGAGTTTCAAAGACGTCCCGTTGCCGCGCCACTCGTTCATCATCACGGTCAGCCTCGTCTACTTGACGTATATGATTTTCGCAAGATGGAAGGAATGGCCGTCGTTCTGGTTCATCGCCGTTACGTTCTACGTTCTCTTCATCGCCTTCTCGTTCGTCAAAAAACGAAAAAGTATGGCTAACTGACGAGCTCCTACAACAGGAGCTCGTTTTTTGTGCACGCATTCATTAGACGCCGGGTAGAAACCTCTTTAGAATGGTAAGAGAGGTGATGAAATGAAAGTTTATCCATGGATTTGGAAATGGTTTGTCGTTTGGTATGGGATCGGCCTCATCTTGGTCGGTTTCGATTTACTCCCGAGTTGGCTCGAATGGGCGAACCCGGTGTTTTTATGGCTTGCCGGTGCCATCGGGGGCTGGGTCATTGCGGACGGGGTCCGTCACGCCCGCTACATCGTCCCGTTCATCTTTTTCGGATCGATCGCCGTCGAGACGCTCGGCGTCAAAACGGGATTCCCGTTCAGTGAATATTTGTACGCGGAGGCGTTCGGGCCGACCGTCTTCGGCGTCCCAATCACGATCGGCGCGGCTTGGCTCGCCGTCATCGGGGCAAGCTTCGCCGTCGCTCGCTTGTTCAACTTCAAACGCCGAACGCTCTGGCTCGTCCCGTTCCTCGCCGTCTGGCTCGACATGGCGATCGATCCGGTCGCGGCGAACGTGAAAGGCTATTGGGAATGGGCGAACGATGGCTTATATTATGATATCCCGACACAAAACTTTGTCGGTTGGTTCGGTTTGTCACTCATCTTTTCTTGGCTCCTCGATCGGTATGAGGTCGAGGCCGAACCGCTCTTGTTGACGCACGGACGCTATTTGTTCGTCATGCTGCACGCCTTGTTCGGCGTCACGGCGGTGAACGCCGGCTTATACGGTATCGGCGCGCTCAGCATTGTGACGGCCGGGGTCATCTTCATCGAACGGAGGGTCCGACATGATCGAAGCGAACAAAAAGAAATGGTTCAATGATGTCTTTTCCGTTTTCGTCAAAGAGCGTCAAATCCGTCCGTTCTTCCATACGGTCTACGTGCGCGCTGATGACGTCCCGACGCCTGGCTTATTCCTCGCGACCCACAGCTCGTGGTGGGACGGGCTCATCTTATTGATGTTGAACGAACATTACTTACGCCATGACGTCCATGTGTTGATGGATGAGGACGGCTTGCGCCGTTTCCCGTTCTTCCGCCACTTAGGTGCGTTCTCGATTAAGAAAGGAAAACTGTCCGACGTCCGCGCGTCACTCGCCTATGCCGGATCATTGTTGAATGACGGCAAGTCGGTCTGGATGTTCCCACAAGGACGTGAGTACCCTCAAGAACATCGTCCGCTCGAGATCGGCACCGGGGCGACGATGCTGCTCACGAAACCGGACGTGCGACTATGCGCGATTTATTATGCGTTCGAATCACACGCCGCACCGGTCGTCTATGTCCGGTTTCGCAACCACCGTGTCGTTTCGGATACACGCAGGCTACAAAAACAAGAACTCGCCGAGGCGCTCGAAAGATTGTACGACGACACGCGGGCTGACGTGATCTCAAAATCTGATCGCTACGTCGCACTGTTTCCGCCAAAGCGCAGTCTCGCCGATTGGACGGAGCGTCTGCTCGAGATCGCGAGGGGGTGCCGATGATCATCTTCTCGCTCACCCTGCTCATGCTCGTCTTCACGCTCGTCAACTTACTTTTTTTACGACCGCTCACAGCACCGGTGTCCGCCCCGGCCACCGCCGTCTGTATCCCGCTTCGTAACGAAGAGCGG
Encoded here:
- a CDS encoding enoyl-CoA hydratase/isomerase family protein, producing METIQITRHNGVGWLKWNRPEKLNALNETLLKEAAEAMQDLVADEDVRVIVLVGEGRAFSSGQDLTIESDADYGTYLEDVYHPLVRALASCPKPLIAGIHGVVAGAGLSLALAADVRIVARSTNFSSAFIKIGLVADAGGPYHLKRLMRPDLALSWMWSGRTIDAEQAERFGLVTELVEDDVYTKALTEYAEALAKQSPVAVEGMKALFRAESFEAGLEEEIQWQRKCGQTDIHRQAMHAFLTKK
- the ybaK gene encoding Cys-tRNA(Pro) deacylase; this translates as MERVGLMQLTNAARQLKQRKIPFTFHTYDVDPSDVSASHVAASMGKPLNQLYKTICLENEQKRHAFFLIPGDMDVDLKAAAKAWGAKKASPVPMKELEALTGYIRGGVSPIGSKKPFPVFLHESAKQKETIIISAGKRGAQLELTPDDLLRFTNGRWFTQ
- the pssA gene encoding CDP-diacylglycerol--serine O-phosphatidyltransferase, whose amino-acid sequence is MWKERIRSWVPNSFTFGNLFCGVIAIVYAARGDFSNATLLIIIAMMLDSLDGRLARMLGVAGDFGKELDSLADVVTFGVAPALLAYYTFFIDYGNYGLFFAALFPLFGAYRLARFNLSATNVTASYFSGVPITAAGGLLAVVTTFGDRVSELLTPIFFTGLALLMVSRVRIPSFKDVPLPRHSFIITVSLVYLTYMIFARWKEWPSFWFIAVTFYVLFIAFSFVKKRKSMAN
- a CDS encoding carotenoid biosynthesis protein, producing the protein MKVYPWIWKWFVVWYGIGLILVGFDLLPSWLEWANPVFLWLAGAIGGWVIADGVRHARYIVPFIFFGSIAVETLGVKTGFPFSEYLYAEAFGPTVFGVPITIGAAWLAVIGASFAVARLFNFKRRTLWLVPFLAVWLDMAIDPVAANVKGYWEWANDGLYYDIPTQNFVGWFGLSLIFSWLLDRYEVEAEPLLLTHGRYLFVMLHALFGVTAVNAGLYGIGALSIVTAGVIFIERRVRHDRSEQKEMVQ
- a CDS encoding lysophospholipid acyltransferase family protein; this encodes MIEANKKKWFNDVFSVFVKERQIRPFFHTVYVRADDVPTPGLFLATHSSWWDGLILLMLNEHYLRHDVHVLMDEDGLRRFPFFRHLGAFSIKKGKLSDVRASLAYAGSLLNDGKSVWMFPQGREYPQEHRPLEIGTGATMLLTKPDVRLCAIYYAFESHAAPVVYVRFRNHRVVSDTRRLQKQELAEALERLYDDTRADVISKSDRYVALFPPKRSLADWTERLLEIARGCR